One genomic window of Nicotiana sylvestris chromosome 10, ASM39365v2, whole genome shotgun sequence includes the following:
- the LOC104220204 gene encoding monooxygenase 2-like isoform X2 — MQPQKEQMEINEDIVIVGAGIAGLATSLALHRLGLRSIVLESSDSLRTSGFALALWTNAWRALDALGVGDSLRQRSLQFSRFEAFSAVSGKPTAEISLDANKKPRDYDSRCMKRQEIVETLEKELPPGTIKYSSRVVSIQDSGLFKLLHLADKTVLRTKVLIGCDGVNSVVAKWMGLQKLVDANRSAIRGYVEYIEGHGFEPKFCAYFGGGVRIGFLPCDDKSLYWFCTFTPSAVNYDESIEGSPIKMKQFVLSMASNVSKEAYNILQRTSLDSLYCAKLKLRSPLNILMRDNIVKRNTCLVGDALHPMTPDIGQGGCSALEDSVVLARCIAEPFSRKLPTGILEKLEDDEFYNRIKVGLEKYAKARRWRIFNLISTSYLVGLAQESNGKVISYLREKFLAQFTIETMLRMGDFDCGKLLT, encoded by the exons ATGCAGCCACAAAAGGAGCAAATGGAGATAAATGAGGACATTGTCATAGTAGGTGCTGGAATTGCTGGACTCGCCACTTCTTTGGCACTTCACAG GCTGGGGTTGCGGAGCATAGTGTTGGAATCATCAGACTCTTTACGAACATCAGGATTTGCCCTTGCTTTATGGACCAAcgcctggagggcactcgacgCTCTTGGCGTTGGAGACTCCCTTAGACAACGTTCTCTCCAGTTTAGTCG GTTTGAGGCATTTTCAGCAGTCTCAGGCAAGCCTACTGCAGAGATTTCCCTAGATGCAAATAAGAAACC TAGAGATTACGACAGCCGTTGTATGAAAAGACAGGAGATAGTGGAGACTTTAGAGAAAGAACTTCCTCCTGGAACTATCAAGTATTCTTCCCGTGTTGTTTCCATCCAAGACTCTGGACTATTCAAGTTGCTACATTTGGCTGACAAAACTGTTCTTCGAACCAAG GTGTTAATAGGATGTGATGGTGTGAACTCAGTGGTGGCTAAGTGGATGGGCCTCCAGAAACTAGTTGATGCAAATCGTTCAGCAATTCGGGGATATGTTGAGTATATagaaggtcacgggttcgagccaaAGTTCTGCGCTTATTTTGGAGGAGGAGTTCGCATTGGTTTCCTTCCCTGTGATGACAAGAGCTTGTACTGGTTTTGCACTTTTACTCCGTCTGCCGTCAACT ATGATGAATCGATAGAAGGAAGTCCAATCAAAATGAAGCAATTTGTGCTAAGTATGGCCAGCAACGTGTCAAAAGAAGCATACAATATCCTACAGAGAACCTCACTAGATAGCCTATATTGTGCCAAACTAAAATTAAGATCACCATTGAACATTTTAATGAGAGACAATATTGTGAAAAGAAACACTTGTCTAGTTGGTGATGCACTTCACCCAATGACACCTGATATTGGTCAAGGTGGATGTTCAGCATTAGAAGATAGTGTAGTTCTTGCTAGGTGCATTGCTGAACCTTTTTCAAGAAAATTACCAACAGGAATACTGGAGAAATTAGAAGACGATGAATTTTACAATAGAATTAAAGTTGGTTTGGAGAAGTATGCAAAAGCGAGAAGATGGAGGATTTTTAACCTTATTAGTACTTCTTATTTGGTTGGTTTGGCACAAGAAAGTAATGGGAAGGTGATTAGCTACTTGAGAGAGAAATTCTTGGCTCAATTTACCATTGAGACTATGCTGAGAATGGGTGATTTTGATTGTGGGAAACTATTGACATAA
- the LOC104220204 gene encoding monooxygenase 2-like isoform X1 — MQPQKEQMEINEDIVIVGAGIAGLATSLALHRLGLRSIVLESSDSLRTSGFALALWTNAWRALDALGVGDSLRQRSLQFSRYAFEAFSAVSGKPTAEISLDANKKPRDYDSRCMKRQEIVETLEKELPPGTIKYSSRVVSIQDSGLFKLLHLADKTVLRTKVLIGCDGVNSVVAKWMGLQKLVDANRSAIRGYVEYIEGHGFEPKFCAYFGGGVRIGFLPCDDKSLYWFCTFTPSAVNYDESIEGSPIKMKQFVLSMASNVSKEAYNILQRTSLDSLYCAKLKLRSPLNILMRDNIVKRNTCLVGDALHPMTPDIGQGGCSALEDSVVLARCIAEPFSRKLPTGILEKLEDDEFYNRIKVGLEKYAKARRWRIFNLISTSYLVGLAQESNGKVISYLREKFLAQFTIETMLRMGDFDCGKLLT; from the exons ATGCAGCCACAAAAGGAGCAAATGGAGATAAATGAGGACATTGTCATAGTAGGTGCTGGAATTGCTGGACTCGCCACTTCTTTGGCACTTCACAG GCTGGGGTTGCGGAGCATAGTGTTGGAATCATCAGACTCTTTACGAACATCAGGATTTGCCCTTGCTTTATGGACCAAcgcctggagggcactcgacgCTCTTGGCGTTGGAGACTCCCTTAGACAACGTTCTCTCCAGTTTAGTCGGTACGC GTTTGAGGCATTTTCAGCAGTCTCAGGCAAGCCTACTGCAGAGATTTCCCTAGATGCAAATAAGAAACC TAGAGATTACGACAGCCGTTGTATGAAAAGACAGGAGATAGTGGAGACTTTAGAGAAAGAACTTCCTCCTGGAACTATCAAGTATTCTTCCCGTGTTGTTTCCATCCAAGACTCTGGACTATTCAAGTTGCTACATTTGGCTGACAAAACTGTTCTTCGAACCAAG GTGTTAATAGGATGTGATGGTGTGAACTCAGTGGTGGCTAAGTGGATGGGCCTCCAGAAACTAGTTGATGCAAATCGTTCAGCAATTCGGGGATATGTTGAGTATATagaaggtcacgggttcgagccaaAGTTCTGCGCTTATTTTGGAGGAGGAGTTCGCATTGGTTTCCTTCCCTGTGATGACAAGAGCTTGTACTGGTTTTGCACTTTTACTCCGTCTGCCGTCAACT ATGATGAATCGATAGAAGGAAGTCCAATCAAAATGAAGCAATTTGTGCTAAGTATGGCCAGCAACGTGTCAAAAGAAGCATACAATATCCTACAGAGAACCTCACTAGATAGCCTATATTGTGCCAAACTAAAATTAAGATCACCATTGAACATTTTAATGAGAGACAATATTGTGAAAAGAAACACTTGTCTAGTTGGTGATGCACTTCACCCAATGACACCTGATATTGGTCAAGGTGGATGTTCAGCATTAGAAGATAGTGTAGTTCTTGCTAGGTGCATTGCTGAACCTTTTTCAAGAAAATTACCAACAGGAATACTGGAGAAATTAGAAGACGATGAATTTTACAATAGAATTAAAGTTGGTTTGGAGAAGTATGCAAAAGCGAGAAGATGGAGGATTTTTAACCTTATTAGTACTTCTTATTTGGTTGGTTTGGCACAAGAAAGTAATGGGAAGGTGATTAGCTACTTGAGAGAGAAATTCTTGGCTCAATTTACCATTGAGACTATGCTGAGAATGGGTGATTTTGATTGTGGGAAACTATTGACATAA